The following proteins are encoded in a genomic region of Catellatospora sp. TT07R-123:
- the rpsJ gene encoding 30S ribosomal protein S10, protein MAGQKIRIRLKAYDHEVVDSSARKIVETVTRTGAQVAGPVPLPTEINRFCVIRSPHKYKDSREHFEMRTHKRLIDIIDPTPKTVDSLMRLDLPAGVDIEIKL, encoded by the coding sequence ATGGCGGGACAGAAGATCCGCATCCGGCTCAAGGCCTACGACCACGAGGTCGTCGATTCCTCGGCGCGGAAGATCGTCGAGACGGTGACCCGTACCGGGGCGCAGGTTGCTGGCCCGGTGCCACTGCCCACGGAGATCAACCGTTTCTGCGTGATCCGTTCGCCGCACAAGTACAAGGACTCGCGCGAGCACTTCGAGATGCGCACGCACAAGCGTCTGATCGACATCATCGACCCGACCCCCAAGACGGTCGACTCGCTCATGCGACTCGACCTGCCGGCTGGCGTCGACATCGAGATCAAGCTGTAG